One window of Pseudacidobacterium ailaaui genomic DNA carries:
- a CDS encoding DUF6519 domain-containing protein, with amino-acid sequence MKGDFSRIRFSPKKQYTAVLEQQGRVALDADSNEQCAIHDYLRRTETVDVIGDYGAPANEAGFAITVDSSTGEILIGTGRYYVQGLLCENKDSSLTLSTQPFLIDPNLNESEMLTELRRSQGQASIRIFLQVWQRLVTALDDPCLREPALGQADTTARLQTVWRVVASLTKPATNTSAPSLTQRALSPVLGTVVDRPVSSVTPVGTRPVSVGTGGTGAATGTAPVSTGASTGTTGILPIHVLTCCEQMYFQTVDASTGKLSAQTSGGSDTCGCQPIPAAGYRGLENQLYRVEIHHGGDETAATFKWSRENGSVVSAVLGVSGANVQVDSLGPDANLGFQPNQWVEIYDDTYLFGPTPNQPGNLYQIQSIDPSSNSITMYTTVSPVDTLHNARIRRWDQMSASATSNGIPLSSGTWLDLENGIQISFAEGTYQSGDYWTIPARTASGQIDWPPCDSDGALWQLAKTVRVHSAHLACIHWDQKKESFQVEDCRRFFSPLTALTAPVSPQAMHVTQISWTNDDIVTLDQLVASGLTVTLDGSPSGPINSANFIVDFEIAAPPANTDAAKEFAAVFQRAVFEGAPSTILRGITITDSLITVNNNTVLWQLPYLESGYAQRVTVLYLNALLAAGAPAGWFARARVRLMGRTIFSGSTGNQLFLDGQSYGQAALRADGTTPRVDLQLPSGNDEKASDFESWFYVAPTLLLSSLTINYPALTVTINSNNQVTGVTSSTAAGVAPQPVTPQATLTVNYPAIADTTVSLALTGATGVGTIASIPSTVTIKRNTSSVIIPISVLGNPGASTTETFQMTASITSAIGQAFQQSVSFSVTGVQPNIVIQ; translated from the coding sequence ATGAAAGGCGACTTCAGCCGTATCCGATTCTCACCCAAGAAGCAGTACACAGCCGTACTCGAGCAGCAAGGGCGCGTGGCCCTTGACGCCGACTCGAATGAACAGTGCGCCATTCACGACTATCTTCGGCGCACAGAAACCGTTGACGTGATTGGAGACTATGGCGCCCCAGCCAATGAAGCCGGCTTCGCCATCACCGTGGACAGCTCTACAGGTGAGATCTTAATTGGCACAGGTCGCTACTATGTGCAAGGGTTGCTGTGCGAGAACAAGGACAGCAGCCTCACCCTGAGCACGCAGCCATTTCTGATAGATCCCAATCTCAACGAAAGCGAGATGCTCACGGAACTGCGCCGCTCCCAGGGACAGGCATCCATTCGCATCTTCCTTCAAGTATGGCAACGCCTGGTCACTGCACTTGATGATCCCTGCCTGCGAGAACCTGCTCTCGGGCAGGCTGATACGACTGCCCGTCTCCAAACGGTCTGGCGCGTAGTGGCTTCTCTCACCAAGCCGGCTACAAACACGAGTGCCCCATCACTCACTCAACGTGCTCTTTCTCCTGTGCTCGGGACCGTAGTCGATCGGCCCGTTTCCAGCGTTACGCCTGTTGGAACGCGACCCGTGAGTGTAGGTACAGGCGGAACTGGAGCTGCTACGGGCACAGCTCCTGTTTCCACCGGTGCAAGTACGGGTACAACCGGAATTCTGCCCATCCATGTGCTTACCTGCTGCGAGCAGATGTACTTTCAAACAGTTGATGCCAGCACTGGCAAACTCAGCGCACAGACTAGTGGGGGATCTGATACCTGCGGATGTCAGCCCATTCCTGCTGCTGGCTACCGCGGTCTTGAAAACCAACTCTATCGCGTTGAAATCCACCATGGCGGTGATGAAACCGCCGCCACGTTCAAATGGTCTCGCGAGAACGGATCTGTTGTTTCCGCTGTTCTTGGTGTTTCCGGCGCAAACGTACAGGTAGACAGCCTGGGTCCTGACGCAAACCTGGGTTTCCAGCCCAACCAATGGGTTGAAATTTACGATGATACATACCTCTTCGGCCCAACACCCAATCAGCCCGGCAATCTGTATCAGATCCAGAGCATTGACCCGTCCTCCAATTCCATTACGATGTACACCACTGTCTCTCCTGTGGATACGCTCCACAACGCGCGCATCCGCCGCTGGGACCAGATGTCCGCCTCTGCCACCTCCAACGGTATTCCTCTTTCTTCCGGAACGTGGCTTGACCTCGAAAATGGCATTCAGATCAGCTTCGCCGAGGGTACTTATCAATCTGGTGATTACTGGACCATTCCTGCCCGTACTGCCTCAGGCCAGATTGACTGGCCGCCCTGCGACAGCGATGGTGCGTTATGGCAGCTTGCAAAAACGGTCCGCGTCCATTCAGCCCATCTTGCCTGTATTCACTGGGACCAGAAAAAAGAAAGCTTCCAGGTAGAAGATTGCCGCCGTTTCTTCTCACCATTGACTGCTCTGACCGCTCCGGTCTCTCCGCAGGCGATGCACGTCACTCAAATCAGTTGGACAAACGATGACATCGTCACCCTTGACCAGCTTGTCGCCAGCGGCCTCACTGTCACATTGGACGGCAGCCCTTCAGGACCGATCAACAGTGCAAACTTTATCGTCGATTTTGAAATCGCTGCGCCACCGGCCAATACGGATGCCGCGAAAGAGTTTGCTGCCGTATTTCAAAGGGCGGTATTTGAAGGTGCACCTTCTACCATCCTGCGAGGCATCACCATCACAGATTCCCTCATCACGGTGAATAACAATACGGTCCTGTGGCAATTGCCTTATCTTGAATCGGGCTACGCGCAGCGCGTTACGGTCCTGTATCTGAATGCGTTGCTGGCTGCTGGAGCCCCTGCCGGATGGTTTGCCCGCGCTCGCGTCCGCCTGATGGGTCGCACTATTTTTTCTGGCAGCACCGGAAACCAGCTTTTCCTTGATGGCCAGAGCTATGGGCAGGCCGCACTCCGCGCCGATGGGACCACGCCGCGCGTTGATCTGCAGCTGCCTTCAGGAAATGATGAGAAAGCCAGTGATTTTGAAAGCTGGTTCTATGTGGCCCCGACGTTATTGCTTTCTTCTCTAACGATAAATTACCCCGCTCTTACCGTGACCATTAACTCAAACAACCAGGTCACGGGCGTAACTTCCAGCACCGCAGCAGGAGTTGCACCACAACCCGTTACACCTCAGGCGACGCTTACCGTCAATTATCCAGCCATCGCCGACACCACTGTTTCTCTTGCACTTACGGGAGCCACAGGTGTTGGGACCATTGCGAGCATCCCGTCAACAGTCACAATCAAAAGAAACACAAGCAGTGTCATCATCCCCATCTCTGTGCTTGGCAATCCCGGGGCCAGCACAACAGAAACCTTCCAGATGACAGCGTCCATCACCTCAGCAATCGGGCAGGCCTTTCAGCAATCGGTCTCATTTTCTGTAACCGGCGTACAGCCCAACATAGTGATTCAGTAG
- a CDS encoding eCIS core domain-containing protein: MESQHAQPCISSDSGKLPQSVAHITLAPLGQPLLRKLAIGETTDPLEVEADRVADRVLRMADPALPATVHRSAPVLRRKCSCENSGTKCKECEEAEHKKKLHRKAANTTTPTEAPPIVHDVLRSPGQPLDPATRAFFEPRFGVDLRHVRIHNDDRASESARSVNALAYAVGNNIAFQSGTYRPNSSDGRRLLAHELAHVVQQGTLASAFTLRRTPEAPQKRNESRSATLDLPDGGTVSVTRTFHDCPCSEVADTRTGVFYNPDLDSLAIAYRHCHGETTFDTYLRTATSFSQGTTPTGDARLGIDVNVWGKNLQGRLIVEAVGANQSSGISGSGIGGHARIDFQGGKWQVRLESQYIRQLSQLSPETNPNQLEVNLGGRYGKYSVELSGKDLLSPTRDITGAGCYALSDSVRLCGTIDVQERSGGQTPQVTPGVSLRIPFGEGARKERCSQCLCPAPAKQFSCMKHEKAVPPHLIPQPVTEEYRYYFAYNKTTPSEEEYLRNASETNMEKLKTEAAKPGYQITAITGHASPEGDERKINDPLALARAKKTAEIVASVINAVPGGKSYSLPKPSIGRSELLGRNPAPPSPHLRDAIVASGLHSAEQVTPMLIGKEILRDDLAPEFLDLFKRTTSDEWMQLFGLSTDDPIRPHIEEAVNTFIASNGKGPRPWERVFRPLRFGAVTVQGTEQVPDPKDKGKPAQDVTLSKEECNAFGKLAEDKGLLGPIDESARRPSSTDAQTDESCWGLKPSQDDINAGCDYSLPADFKAPAPSAPSYAPDRLGGDGGN, translated from the coding sequence TTGGAATCTCAACACGCGCAGCCATGCATTTCTTCGGATTCCGGCAAGCTTCCCCAATCGGTTGCCCACATCACGCTCGCACCGCTAGGCCAACCGCTGTTGCGCAAGCTCGCTATAGGCGAAACCACCGATCCTCTTGAAGTAGAAGCAGACCGTGTGGCCGACCGGGTCCTACGCATGGCGGACCCAGCCCTCCCTGCAACTGTGCATCGTTCGGCACCTGTCCTGCGCCGCAAATGTTCCTGTGAGAACAGCGGTACAAAGTGCAAGGAATGCGAAGAAGCCGAGCACAAGAAAAAGCTTCATCGTAAGGCTGCAAATACAACTACTCCAACAGAAGCCCCACCTATCGTCCATGATGTCCTGCGCTCTCCTGGTCAACCGCTCGACCCCGCCACCCGCGCCTTTTTTGAGCCGCGTTTTGGCGTGGACTTGCGCCACGTACGCATCCACAATGATGATCGCGCCTCAGAATCAGCGCGTTCCGTCAACGCGCTGGCATACGCCGTCGGAAACAACATTGCCTTTCAATCGGGCACGTACCGTCCCAACTCATCCGATGGCAGGAGGCTTTTGGCGCACGAATTGGCCCATGTCGTCCAGCAAGGCACCCTCGCCTCGGCATTCACCCTCCGTCGGACTCCCGAGGCGCCACAAAAGCGGAACGAGTCCCGCTCTGCAACGCTCGATTTACCTGATGGAGGCACCGTCTCGGTGACCCGTACCTTTCACGATTGCCCCTGTTCTGAAGTCGCCGATACCAGAACAGGTGTCTTTTACAATCCCGATCTCGACAGCCTTGCGATTGCTTACCGCCACTGCCATGGTGAAACAACTTTTGACACATATCTACGCACGGCCACTTCGTTCTCACAAGGTACTACACCTACCGGTGACGCGCGACTCGGCATTGATGTAAATGTCTGGGGCAAAAACCTTCAGGGACGCCTCATTGTTGAGGCCGTAGGCGCAAACCAAAGCTCAGGTATTTCAGGGTCCGGCATCGGTGGCCACGCGCGCATTGATTTTCAGGGTGGTAAATGGCAGGTCAGGCTCGAATCGCAATACATACGTCAGCTTTCCCAACTCTCTCCAGAAACCAATCCCAACCAACTCGAAGTCAATCTGGGTGGACGTTATGGCAAATATAGTGTTGAATTGAGCGGCAAAGACTTGCTTTCTCCTACACGCGACATCACTGGGGCCGGGTGCTATGCTCTCTCAGATAGTGTTCGCCTCTGCGGCACGATTGACGTGCAGGAAAGATCAGGCGGGCAAACCCCTCAGGTCACACCAGGCGTCTCCCTTCGGATACCGTTCGGCGAAGGTGCGCGTAAGGAACGCTGCTCGCAATGCCTCTGCCCTGCTCCAGCAAAGCAGTTCTCCTGCATGAAACATGAGAAAGCCGTTCCTCCACACCTTATTCCTCAACCGGTGACGGAAGAGTATCGCTACTATTTCGCATATAACAAGACCACTCCATCGGAGGAGGAATACTTGCGGAATGCCTCTGAAACAAATATGGAAAAACTGAAGACAGAAGCGGCGAAGCCTGGCTACCAGATCACCGCAATCACTGGCCACGCCTCTCCGGAAGGAGATGAACGTAAGATCAATGATCCGCTGGCACTCGCGCGGGCAAAAAAGACAGCCGAGATTGTCGCTTCCGTAATCAATGCAGTCCCAGGAGGAAAAAGTTACAGCCTGCCCAAACCCTCCATAGGCCGATCAGAGTTGCTCGGACGCAATCCAGCTCCGCCTTCTCCTCATTTGCGCGATGCAATTGTGGCTTCAGGCTTGCACTCCGCAGAGCAAGTTACTCCGATGCTCATCGGCAAGGAAATCCTGCGAGACGACCTGGCGCCAGAGTTTCTTGATCTTTTTAAGCGCACCACATCCGATGAGTGGATGCAGCTCTTTGGCCTGAGCACAGATGACCCCATACGACCGCATATTGAAGAAGCAGTCAATACCTTCATCGCTTCTAACGGGAAAGGCCCGCGTCCCTGGGAGCGTGTCTTCCGGCCATTACGCTTCGGCGCCGTCACTGTCCAGGGAACCGAGCAGGTCCCCGATCCAAAGGACAAAGGCAAACCCGCCCAGGATGTCACCCTAAGCAAGGAAGAATGCAATGCTTTTGGAAAACTGGCGGAAGACAAAGGCCTCTTGGGTCCAATTGACGAATCTGCTCGCCGCCCCTCCAGCACGGATGCACAAACTGATGAGTCCTGCTGGGGACTCAAACCGTCACAGGACGATATCAATGCCGGCTGCGATTACAGCCTTCCAGCAGACTTCAAGGCTCCCGCACCCTCTGCGCCCTCTTATGCTCCAGACCGTTTAGGCGGAGATGGCGGCAACTAA
- a CDS encoding DUF6734 family protein has protein sequence MRAVWSFWSKPFLAAKGRIWKTQFHHLLSWGLSLRLARKHYPETVLVTDRAGKSLLVDHLGLTFAHVSTELDRLRHADPSFWALGKLVAYSIQDQPFLHLDTDVFLWTRLPSSMEQAPVFAQCPEQHSIDQHYSPRTIECLFDRHQLSLPAEWEWSRSRWERHFREENCGILGGVNTAFLRDYATTALSLIMSPNHACAWAQIHEKDGFNQILEQFWLSACLDYHRFMPDSEYPGLYVRHLFPSLDVALRPGQAERTGFTHLLGDAKQSAFVTKRLEDRMLHEDPDLYRQCARLGQNDHSHAWSLS, from the coding sequence ATGCGTGCTGTCTGGTCATTCTGGAGCAAACCCTTCCTGGCCGCCAAAGGACGGATATGGAAGACGCAGTTTCATCATTTGCTCTCCTGGGGACTCTCACTCCGCCTCGCGCGTAAGCATTATCCCGAAACAGTGCTTGTCACTGACCGGGCAGGAAAGTCTCTGCTCGTCGACCACCTCGGCCTGACCTTTGCACACGTCTCCACTGAACTGGACCGCCTGCGTCATGCTGATCCGTCTTTTTGGGCGTTAGGCAAGCTGGTTGCCTATAGCATTCAAGACCAGCCTTTCCTTCACCTGGATACAGACGTGTTTCTCTGGACACGGCTCCCTTCCTCCATGGAACAGGCCCCGGTTTTCGCGCAATGCCCCGAACAGCACTCCATAGATCAGCATTACAGCCCACGCACCATCGAATGCTTATTCGACCGTCACCAGCTATCACTGCCTGCCGAATGGGAATGGTCGCGTTCCCGCTGGGAACGCCATTTCCGTGAAGAAAATTGCGGTATCCTCGGTGGTGTAAACACGGCCTTCTTGCGCGATTACGCCACAACTGCCTTGAGCCTCATCATGAGCCCGAATCATGCATGCGCCTGGGCTCAAATCCATGAGAAAGATGGATTCAATCAGATCCTGGAGCAGTTCTGGCTCTCGGCTTGCCTTGACTATCATCGCTTCATGCCAGACTCAGAATATCCTGGGCTCTATGTGCGTCATCTTTTTCCATCGCTCGACGTCGCACTACGTCCCGGACAAGCAGAGCGCACCGGATTTACACATCTGCTCGGCGACGCTAAACAAAGCGCCTTTGTTACAAAGCGCCTGGAAGACCGCATGCTGCATGAAGACCCAGATCTCTACCGCCAATGCGCGCGCTTGGGACAGAACGACCACTCCCACGCATGGAGTCTCTCATGA